One stretch of Aeromicrobium fastidiosum DNA includes these proteins:
- a CDS encoding long-chain-fatty-acid--CoA ligase, producing the protein MSPTTTRTTLADVVRTNGDRFADVPAIVGEGRTTTYGELSSRSDAVASGLVAAGLGVGDRVAYLARNATEYWELFFAAAKAGVVIVPLNFRLSAEEIGWILGDADPSAILVEDHLTSLVPADWPGLRLVFSQEGEPSVPAGWKAYEQWAAEQPADDPRRDQGGDALASMMYSSGTTGRPKGVTTTVGGFLWAVDAFGAMFDVSPASVSLVPTPYYHIAAGGWSLIALAAGGRIVQFTEVTPQNMLGQLVGFKATHVIMVPTVMQLFITSPEAAAADYSSVEHVVYGGSPISETVMLGAQKTFGAQLSQSYGLTETVGVTTFLRPEDHVVGPDSKLRSAGRAVPGLEVAIFDPDTGTACATGEVGEVVTRGPGVTTAYWRNPEATEAAFWPDGWFRTGDAGYMDADGYVFLKDRIKDLLMSGGENIYPAEVENAIMAHPAVQEVAVIGVPSERWGETPLAVVVAKAGETVDGDELIAFTRERLAHYKCPTAVQVIEQLPRNPSGKVLKRELRAPHWAGHDRSIG; encoded by the coding sequence ATGAGCCCCACCACCACCCGCACGACCCTGGCGGACGTCGTCCGCACGAACGGCGACCGGTTCGCCGACGTCCCCGCGATCGTCGGCGAGGGGCGCACGACCACCTACGGCGAGCTGTCGTCGCGGTCGGACGCCGTCGCGAGCGGGCTCGTCGCCGCCGGCCTCGGGGTGGGCGACCGCGTCGCATACCTGGCGCGCAACGCGACGGAGTACTGGGAGCTGTTCTTCGCCGCCGCCAAGGCCGGCGTCGTCATCGTCCCGCTCAACTTCCGGCTGTCGGCCGAGGAGATCGGTTGGATCCTCGGCGACGCCGATCCGTCGGCCATCCTGGTCGAGGACCACCTGACCTCGCTGGTGCCGGCCGACTGGCCAGGCCTGAGGCTCGTGTTCTCGCAGGAGGGCGAGCCCTCGGTGCCCGCCGGATGGAAGGCGTACGAGCAGTGGGCTGCCGAGCAGCCGGCCGACGACCCGCGCCGCGATCAGGGCGGCGACGCGCTGGCCTCGATGATGTACTCGTCCGGCACGACGGGCCGGCCCAAGGGCGTCACGACGACGGTCGGCGGCTTCTTGTGGGCGGTAGATGCCTTCGGTGCGATGTTCGATGTCTCGCCGGCCTCGGTCAGCCTGGTGCCGACGCCGTACTACCACATCGCCGCGGGCGGCTGGTCGCTCATCGCGCTGGCCGCGGGCGGGCGGATCGTGCAGTTCACCGAGGTCACGCCGCAGAACATGCTGGGCCAGCTGGTGGGCTTCAAGGCCACCCACGTGATCATGGTCCCGACCGTGATGCAGCTGTTCATCACGAGCCCCGAGGCGGCGGCGGCCGACTACTCCAGCGTCGAGCACGTCGTCTACGGCGGCTCGCCCATCTCCGAGACCGTCATGCTCGGCGCGCAGAAGACCTTCGGTGCCCAGCTGTCGCAGAGCTACGGACTGACCGAGACGGTCGGCGTCACGACGTTCCTGCGTCCGGAGGACCACGTGGTCGGCCCCGACAGCAAGCTGCGCTCGGCCGGACGTGCCGTGCCCGGTCTGGAGGTCGCGATCTTCGACCCCGACACCGGCACCGCCTGCGCGACGGGCGAGGTCGGCGAGGTGGTCACGCGCGGTCCTGGCGTCACCACGGCGTACTGGCGCAACCCCGAGGCCACCGAGGCCGCGTTCTGGCCCGACGGCTGGTTCCGCACAGGCGACGCCGGCTACATGGACGCCGATGGGTACGTCTTCCTGAAGGACCGCATCAAGGACCTGCTGATGAGCGGCGGCGAGAACATCTACCCGGCCGAGGTCGAGAACGCGATCATGGCCCACCCGGCCGTGCAGGAGGTCGCCGTCATCGGTGTGCCGTCCGAGCGCTGGGGCGAGACGCCGCTTGCGGTGGTGGTGGCCAAGGCGGGCGAGACCGTCGACGGCGACGAGCTCATCGCCTTCACCCGCGAGCGGCTGGCGCACTACAAGTGCCCGACCGCGGTGCAGGTCATCGAACAGCTGCCCCGGAACCCTTCCGGGAAGGTGCTCAAGCGTGAGCTGCGTGCTCCGCACTGGGCAGGACACGACAGGAGTATCGGATGA
- a CDS encoding winged helix-turn-helix transcriptional regulator: METRPTELEPGATNAIGRTLGLLGDEWTLLIVQQALQGVGRFGQLMSALPISNSVLTSRLNLLVREGLLRRHIYQTNPLRAEYVVTDRSRALWPFMLAIWEWERRWVPGHAEQLPTMHHEACGHDFAPVLSCGACGKAVEAKDIDGDWGPSGSWERSVPESVTRRRSDSDSARSSAGLFPETMMVYGNRWASALLGAAFRGVTRFSDFEANLGAPPTLVAERLRAFVAIDVLVATQNAQRPDWAEYRLTEKGRAFYPVIAASLQWGQEWFRAPEGPAIVQHHRACGESFEATFRCDECHEVLTGHDITIVGRSDRTIAGEEDR; the protein is encoded by the coding sequence TTGGAGACACGACCCACCGAGCTCGAGCCGGGCGCGACCAACGCGATCGGCCGCACGCTCGGTCTGCTCGGCGACGAGTGGACGCTGCTGATCGTGCAGCAGGCGTTGCAGGGCGTGGGACGGTTCGGGCAGCTGATGTCGGCGCTGCCGATCTCCAACTCGGTGCTGACGAGCCGGCTCAACCTGCTGGTGCGCGAGGGGTTGCTGCGCCGGCACATCTACCAGACCAACCCGCTACGGGCCGAGTACGTCGTGACCGACCGCAGCCGCGCGCTGTGGCCGTTCATGCTGGCGATCTGGGAGTGGGAGCGGCGCTGGGTCCCCGGGCACGCCGAGCAGCTGCCGACGATGCACCACGAGGCGTGCGGCCACGACTTCGCGCCCGTGCTCTCGTGCGGTGCCTGCGGCAAGGCTGTCGAAGCCAAGGACATCGACGGCGACTGGGGGCCGAGCGGCTCCTGGGAGCGGTCGGTGCCGGAGTCGGTGACACGACGCCGGTCGGACTCCGACTCGGCACGGTCGTCGGCGGGGCTGTTCCCCGAGACGATGATGGTCTACGGCAACCGCTGGGCGTCGGCCCTGCTCGGAGCGGCCTTCCGCGGCGTCACGCGCTTCTCCGACTTCGAGGCCAACCTGGGCGCACCGCCGACGCTCGTGGCCGAGCGGCTGCGGGCGTTCGTCGCGATCGACGTGCTGGTCGCCACGCAGAACGCTCAGCGTCCGGACTGGGCGGAGTACCGCCTGACGGAGAAGGGCCGCGCGTTCTACCCCGTCATCGCGGCCTCGCTGCAATGGGGGCAGGAGTGGTTCAGGGCGCCCGAGGGACCCGCGATCGTGCAGCACCATCGCGCGTGCGGCGAGTCGTTCGAGGCGACGTTCCGCTGCGACGAGTGCCACGAGGTCCTCACGGGCCACGACATCACCATCGTCGGTCGGTCCGACCGCACGATCGCTGGAGAGGAAGACCGATGA
- a CDS encoding acetyl-CoA C-acyltransferase, which translates to MPAPSEALVLDYVRTPRGKASRKGSLASHSPLDLVVHLQKALVERTGLDVESIDDITLGCASQVDEQGSNIARTAALLAGWGDSVPGGTINRFCASGVDAVGQTAARIRADDLQLAVAGGVESVSRVPMFVDRGPLWADADIIRTIGSVHMGIAADLNATMDGFTRDQLDAYGLETQLKASRARADGAFARSLVPVPPTGDGPGLDHDELVRPDTTLEGLATLPPAFAELGAGGQDAIALGALRSEPGRGIDDITHLHTVGTSPAMADASALLLIGNAASAERAGLVPRARILGSASTSVNPVVMLTAGQSAVEQVIARAGLTPHDIDVFEFAEAFSALCLRFRRDLDAGPDRMNPNGGTMAMGHAFGATGAILVGSCIEELERRNGRYGVAAVSGAAGLGVAVLVERIAS; encoded by the coding sequence ATGCCAGCACCGTCCGAAGCCCTCGTCCTCGACTACGTCCGCACGCCGCGCGGCAAGGCCAGCCGCAAGGGATCCCTGGCGTCGCACTCGCCGCTCGACCTCGTCGTCCACCTGCAGAAGGCCCTCGTCGAGCGCACCGGCCTCGACGTCGAGAGCATCGACGACATCACGCTCGGGTGCGCCTCGCAGGTCGACGAGCAGGGCTCCAACATCGCCCGCACCGCGGCGTTGCTCGCCGGATGGGGAGACAGCGTGCCGGGCGGCACCATCAATCGCTTCTGCGCCTCGGGCGTCGACGCCGTCGGCCAGACCGCCGCCCGCATCCGCGCCGACGACCTGCAGCTGGCGGTCGCCGGCGGCGTCGAGAGCGTCTCGCGCGTGCCGATGTTCGTCGACCGCGGTCCCCTGTGGGCAGATGCCGACATCATCCGGACGATCGGCTCGGTACACATGGGCATCGCCGCCGACCTCAACGCCACGATGGACGGCTTCACCCGCGACCAGCTCGACGCCTACGGTCTCGAGACGCAGCTCAAGGCGTCCAGGGCCCGGGCCGACGGCGCGTTCGCCCGCTCGCTCGTGCCCGTGCCACCGACAGGTGACGGGCCCGGGCTCGACCACGACGAGCTCGTGCGTCCCGACACGACCCTCGAGGGTCTCGCCACGTTGCCTCCCGCGTTCGCCGAGCTGGGAGCGGGGGGCCAGGACGCCATCGCGCTCGGTGCCCTGAGGTCGGAGCCGGGCCGCGGCATCGACGACATCACGCACCTGCACACCGTCGGCACCTCGCCGGCGATGGCCGACGCCTCGGCCCTCCTGCTGATCGGCAATGCCGCCTCAGCCGAGCGCGCCGGTCTCGTCCCACGCGCCCGCATCCTCGGCTCGGCCTCCACCTCGGTCAACCCCGTCGTGATGCTGACTGCCGGGCAGAGCGCCGTCGAGCAGGTCATCGCCCGCGCCGGCCTGACGCCCCACGACATCGACGTCTTCGAGTTCGCCGAGGCGTTCTCGGCCCTGTGCCTGCGATTCCGCCGCGACCTCGACGCTGGACCCGACCGCATGAACCCCAATGGCGGAACGATGGCGATGGGCCACGCGTTCGGCGCCACCGGTGCGATCCTCGTCGGCAGCTGCATCGAGGAGCTCGAGCGCCGCAACGGGCGTTACGGCGTCGCCGCAGTCAGCGGTGCCGCCGGCCTGGGCGTGGCGGTGCTGGTCGAGCGGATCGCCTCGTGA
- a CDS encoding NAD(P)H-dependent amine dehydrogenase family protein: MSERIRVAQWATGAVGKTILRGVIDRPDLELVGLYVYGDKKVGRDAGDIARRDTTGVIATRDIDELVATRPDVLMHAPRLQVPYEKHDADLTRLLRAGINVITTAGQHFPRAHGSEREQMFLDACGEGGSTLFGIGVSPGIIGERLALGLTGASMQLDAITIDEVLDARKMPDPDFAFTVMGMGSDPATLDGSGPLPTLYASLYLETIAFMCERMGVVYDEVVPDHRVVPASRDLDVAAGHIPAGTVGSTEWRWHAMVGGKPFLTLAIIWTMEPDRPEYAGRDEWTIHFYGKPEMVVTLNMVEPDEPGSRTTAGQYVTAGPALRAIRPVVEAPAGIFEPPVFAPFQMEVS, encoded by the coding sequence ATGAGCGAGCGCATCCGCGTCGCGCAGTGGGCGACCGGCGCGGTCGGCAAGACGATCCTGCGCGGCGTCATCGACCGTCCCGACCTCGAGCTGGTGGGCCTGTACGTCTACGGCGACAAGAAGGTCGGCCGCGACGCCGGCGACATCGCCCGCCGCGACACCACGGGCGTCATCGCCACGCGCGACATCGACGAGCTGGTCGCCACGCGTCCCGACGTGCTGATGCACGCTCCGCGGCTGCAGGTGCCCTACGAGAAACACGACGCCGACCTGACGAGGCTGCTGCGCGCCGGCATCAACGTCATCACGACCGCCGGCCAGCACTTCCCGCGTGCGCATGGCAGCGAGCGCGAGCAGATGTTCCTGGACGCCTGCGGGGAGGGCGGCAGCACGCTGTTCGGCATCGGCGTCAGCCCCGGCATCATCGGCGAGCGCCTGGCGCTCGGCCTGACCGGTGCCTCGATGCAGCTCGACGCCATCACGATCGACGAGGTGCTGGACGCCCGCAAGATGCCCGACCCCGACTTCGCCTTCACGGTGATGGGAATGGGCTCCGACCCCGCCACGCTCGACGGATCGGGCCCGCTGCCCACTCTCTACGCGTCGCTCTACCTCGAGACGATCGCGTTCATGTGCGAGCGCATGGGCGTGGTGTACGACGAGGTCGTCCCCGACCACCGCGTCGTGCCCGCGAGCCGCGACCTCGACGTCGCCGCGGGTCACATCCCAGCCGGGACGGTCGGCAGCACCGAGTGGCGCTGGCACGCGATGGTCGGCGGCAAGCCGTTCCTGACCCTCGCGATCATCTGGACGATGGAGCCCGACCGGCCGGAGTACGCCGGTCGCGACGAGTGGACGATCCACTTCTACGGCAAGCCGGAGATGGTCGTGACGCTGAACATGGTCGAGCCCGACGAGCCGGGCAGCCGCACCACCGCGGGACAGTACGTGACCGCAGGGCCTGCGCTGCGAGCCATCCGGCCGGTCGTCGAGGCACCGGCCGGCATCTTCGAGCCGCCGGTGTTCGCCCCGTTCCAGATGGAGGTCTCATGA
- a CDS encoding acetyl-CoA acetyltransferase, whose product MSENIWVLGGYQSDFARNLSREGKDFADLTSEVVDHTLESSSVDGSDIGVVHVANAFGQLFTGQGQLGAMPATVRDDLWGVPSSRHEAACASGSIAVLAAMADLRAGNYDSALVVGIELEKTVSGDQAAAHLGAAAWVGHEGQDATFMWPHMFSEVAEEYDERYGLDDVHLRAIAQINFANGRRNPNAQTRGWDVPDLVGGLGRDDAINPVVDGRMRRFDCSQVTDGGAGVVLVNDTWLRDHPGAAVRPLSQVLGWGHRTVGLGLEQKIERDRDNPYVLPHLRQAVLDAFGRAKVTLDDLDGLETHDCFTPSEYVAIDHIGLTGPGESWKAIENGEIEMGGTLPINPSGGLIGGGHPVGASGVRMLLDASKQVSGTAGDYQVDGASTFGTLNFGGSTATTVSLVVGAAPAA is encoded by the coding sequence ATGAGCGAGAACATCTGGGTGCTCGGCGGGTACCAGAGCGACTTCGCCCGCAATCTCTCCCGAGAGGGCAAGGACTTCGCCGATCTGACGTCCGAGGTCGTCGACCACACGCTCGAGAGCTCGTCGGTCGACGGTTCCGACATCGGTGTCGTGCACGTCGCCAACGCCTTCGGGCAGCTGTTCACGGGCCAGGGCCAGCTCGGCGCGATGCCCGCCACGGTGCGGGACGACCTGTGGGGCGTGCCGTCCTCGCGCCACGAGGCGGCGTGCGCGTCGGGCAGCATCGCAGTGCTCGCCGCGATGGCCGACCTGCGGGCCGGAAACTACGACAGCGCGCTGGTCGTGGGCATCGAGCTGGAGAAGACCGTCAGCGGCGACCAGGCTGCCGCCCACCTCGGTGCTGCCGCGTGGGTCGGGCACGAGGGCCAGGACGCGACGTTCATGTGGCCGCACATGTTCAGCGAGGTGGCCGAGGAGTACGACGAGCGCTACGGACTCGACGACGTGCACCTGCGCGCGATCGCCCAGATCAACTTCGCCAACGGACGCCGCAACCCCAACGCCCAGACCCGTGGCTGGGACGTGCCCGACCTCGTGGGCGGACTGGGTCGCGACGATGCGATCAACCCCGTCGTGGACGGCCGCATGCGGCGCTTCGACTGCAGCCAGGTCACCGACGGGGGCGCCGGCGTAGTCCTCGTCAACGACACGTGGTTGCGCGACCACCCCGGAGCGGCCGTGAGGCCGCTGTCCCAGGTGCTCGGCTGGGGCCACCGCACGGTCGGCCTGGGTCTCGAGCAGAAGATCGAGCGCGACCGCGACAACCCCTACGTCCTGCCGCACCTGCGGCAAGCCGTGCTCGACGCGTTCGGTCGCGCCAAGGTCACGCTCGACGACCTCGACGGTCTCGAGACGCACGACTGCTTCACGCCCAGCGAGTACGTCGCGATCGACCACATCGGGCTGACCGGCCCGGGAGAGTCGTGGAAGGCGATCGAGAACGGCGAGATCGAGATGGGCGGAACGCTGCCGATCAACCCCAGCGGCGGCCTCATCGGCGGCGGCCACCCCGTCGGTGCCAGCGGCGTCCGGATGCTGCTCGACGCCTCGAAGCAGGTCAGCGGCACCGCCGGCGACTACCAGGTCGACGGCGCCTCGACCTTCGGCACGCTCAACTTCGGCGGCAGCACCGCGACGACCGTCAGCCTCGTCGTCGGTGCCGCGCCCGCCGCCTGA
- a CDS encoding SDR family oxidoreductase, whose product MSQLRGARVEGSVVVVTGANRGIGLAFVREALSRGAAKVYAGVRDVDDVTDELRQTGAEIIALEVTSADDIAAAAAHCTDATVLVNNAGLHAQDRLVKATDPDAARREMEVNYFAPLALTRAFAPVIAANGGGSIVNVLSVAAIAPTAFMGGYSPAKAATLYLGGITRAELGPDHITCTSLIVGSVDTRMASHVDGKKEDPLDIAKAGLKAMERGEWTCDTDRMAVESRARLAMDPVRYETGLGKLLFMSDLSTKA is encoded by the coding sequence ATGAGTCAGCTGAGAGGGGCCCGCGTCGAGGGCTCCGTCGTCGTCGTCACCGGAGCCAACCGCGGCATCGGTCTCGCCTTCGTCCGCGAGGCCCTGAGCCGCGGTGCCGCCAAGGTCTACGCCGGCGTGCGCGACGTCGACGACGTCACCGACGAGTTGCGGCAGACCGGCGCCGAGATCATCGCGCTGGAGGTGACCAGCGCCGACGACATCGCCGCTGCCGCCGCGCACTGCACCGACGCGACGGTGCTGGTCAACAACGCCGGCCTCCACGCCCAGGACCGGCTGGTCAAGGCCACCGACCCCGACGCCGCCCGCCGCGAGATGGAGGTCAACTACTTCGCGCCGCTCGCGCTGACCCGCGCCTTCGCCCCGGTCATCGCGGCCAACGGCGGCGGCTCGATCGTCAACGTCCTGTCGGTCGCGGCCATCGCGCCGACCGCGTTCATGGGCGGCTACTCCCCCGCCAAGGCTGCCACGCTCTACCTCGGCGGCATCACCCGTGCCGAGCTCGGCCCGGACCACATCACGTGCACGTCGCTGATCGTCGGCTCGGTCGACACCCGCATGGCCTCGCACGTCGACGGCAAGAAGGAGGACCCGCTCGACATCGCGAAGGCCGGCCTCAAGGCGATGGAGCGCGGCGAGTGGACGTGCGACACCGACCGGATGGCCGTCGAGTCGCGGGCCCGCCTGGCCATGGACCCGGTGCGGTACGAGACCGGCCTCGGCAAGCTGCTGTTCATGTCGGACCTGAGCACCAAGGCATGA
- a CDS encoding carotenoid oxygenase family protein — protein sequence MDVEVVGRLLSTLPADDDHPYRTGPWQPQTTEWKADDLQVVEGEIPTDLDGVYLRNTENPVHPSLKNYHPFDGDGMIHVVGFRDGKAFYRNRFIRTDGFLAEQEAGQALWAGLAERPSSSKRDEGWGARTRMKDASSTDVIVHRGQALSTFYQCGDMYRIDPMSAETMGKETWNGKFPFEWGVSAHPKVDDRTGEMLFFNYSKEAPYMHYGVVDANNDLSHYIDVPLPGPRLPHDMAFTENYAILNDCPLYWDPEALKADAHIARFHPETPLRIAVIPRKGQTSDIRWFEAESTYVLHFVNAYEEGDEIVLDGFFQGDPEPADNGMGNHWQRAFRFLALDRMQSRLHRWRLNLVTGQVKEEQLSDSITEFGMMNGAHAGQKYRYAYAATGKPSWFLFDGLVKHDLQDGTEERYSFGDGVYGSETAMAPRIGSTVEDDGYLITLTTDMNDDASYAVIFDAARVADGPVCKLRLPERISSGTHSTWAPGADLRRWQTADTAADAVGL from the coding sequence ATGGACGTTGAAGTCGTCGGAAGACTGTTGTCGACGCTGCCCGCGGACGACGACCACCCGTACCGCACAGGGCCCTGGCAGCCCCAGACCACCGAGTGGAAGGCCGACGACCTGCAGGTCGTCGAGGGCGAGATCCCGACCGACCTCGACGGCGTCTACCTGCGCAACACCGAGAACCCCGTGCACCCGTCGCTGAAGAACTACCACCCGTTCGACGGCGACGGCATGATCCACGTGGTCGGCTTCCGCGACGGCAAGGCCTTCTACCGCAACCGTTTCATCCGCACCGACGGATTCCTCGCCGAGCAGGAGGCCGGGCAGGCGCTCTGGGCCGGGCTCGCCGAGCGTCCGTCGAGCTCGAAGCGCGACGAGGGCTGGGGCGCGCGCACCCGCATGAAGGACGCGTCGAGCACCGACGTCATCGTGCACCGCGGCCAGGCGCTGTCGACGTTCTACCAGTGCGGCGACATGTACCGCATCGACCCGATGTCGGCCGAGACGATGGGCAAGGAGACGTGGAACGGCAAATTCCCGTTCGAGTGGGGCGTCTCGGCGCACCCCAAGGTCGACGACCGCACCGGCGAGATGCTGTTCTTCAACTACAGCAAGGAGGCGCCGTACATGCACTACGGCGTCGTCGACGCGAACAACGACCTGTCGCACTACATCGACGTCCCGCTGCCTGGGCCGCGGCTGCCGCACGACATGGCGTTCACCGAGAACTACGCGATCCTCAACGACTGCCCGCTCTACTGGGACCCCGAGGCGCTCAAGGCCGATGCCCACATCGCGCGATTCCACCCCGAGACGCCACTGCGCATCGCAGTCATCCCGCGCAAGGGGCAGACGTCCGACATCCGATGGTTCGAGGCCGAGTCGACCTACGTGCTGCACTTCGTCAACGCCTACGAGGAGGGCGACGAGATCGTCCTCGACGGCTTCTTCCAGGGGGACCCCGAGCCCGCCGACAACGGCATGGGCAACCACTGGCAGCGCGCGTTCCGCTTTCTGGCCCTCGACCGCATGCAGTCGAGGCTCCACCGCTGGCGCCTGAACCTGGTCACGGGTCAGGTCAAGGAGGAGCAGCTCAGCGACTCGATCACCGAGTTCGGCATGATGAACGGCGCGCACGCGGGCCAGAAGTACCGCTACGCCTACGCCGCCACCGGCAAGCCCTCATGGTTCCTGTTCGACGGCCTGGTCAAGCACGACCTCCAGGACGGCACCGAGGAGCGCTACTCCTTCGGTGACGGCGTCTACGGGAGCGAGACCGCGATGGCACCGCGCATCGGCAGCACCGTCGAGGACGACGGCTACCTCATCACGCTGACCACCGACATGAACGACGACGCCTCGTACGCCGTCATCTTCGACGCGGCCCGCGTCGCCGACGGCCCGGTGTGCAAGCTCAGGTTGCCCGAGCGCATCTCCAGCGGCACCCACTCCACGTGGGCCCCGGGCGCCGACCTGCGGCGCTGGCAGACCGCTGACACGGCCGCGGACGCGGTGGGGCTGTAG
- a CDS encoding long-chain-fatty-acid--CoA ligase yields the protein MSAVVEPPSRQVGQVGQVVVPVPPEYRDPEYALHADGSRVERLEDVPRLRAAATPDLPAIIQPSGATSFAELDRHASRVGQALLRDGVQAGDRVAYIGENAPSFLAVLYGASKMGAVPTALNFRLAVPEIEYILGNGEPAVVVLGRGEERLAEAAAAVPSVRTVVTVEAGPHSVAYDVWLEGVSDDDPGYSRGSDETALMFYTSGTTGHPKGIELTGPNLGKAIAAMHYVLELDTTSIALAPVPFFHVSGLGLALVSNVNGSALLLRNPTSPADLCQILQDEQVTHAVAVPTVIQFLIAIPEAQTADWSALKYMVYGSSPMPEPVLREATALLGCKFLQSYGLTESTGGVTMLTPEDHRPTPGTAQRLRSVGRPMPNIPIRIVDPVTLEDKAVGERGEVWIGGAHVMKRYWRNEEATAAAITSDGWLRSGDGGSIDADGYLYLHDRIKDMIVSGGENIFPAEVESLLTEHPAVAQAAVVGIPSERWGESPLAVVVKAPGTEVTETELIAWARERLAHYKCPTAVAFVEALPLNASGKLLKRSLREQFS from the coding sequence ATGAGCGCAGTCGTCGAACCGCCGAGCCGCCAGGTCGGCCAGGTGGGCCAGGTCGTCGTGCCGGTACCGCCGGAGTACCGCGACCCCGAGTACGCGCTGCACGCCGACGGCTCGCGGGTCGAGCGGCTCGAGGACGTCCCCCGTCTCCGAGCGGCGGCGACGCCCGACCTGCCGGCGATCATCCAGCCGTCCGGGGCGACGTCGTTCGCCGAGCTCGATCGCCACGCCAGCCGGGTCGGCCAGGCACTGCTGCGCGACGGCGTGCAGGCCGGCGACCGCGTCGCCTACATCGGCGAGAACGCCCCGTCGTTTCTCGCCGTCCTCTACGGCGCGTCCAAGATGGGGGCCGTCCCCACCGCGCTCAACTTCCGCCTGGCGGTGCCCGAGATCGAGTACATCCTCGGCAACGGCGAGCCCGCGGTGGTGGTGCTGGGTCGCGGCGAGGAGCGTCTCGCCGAGGCCGCCGCCGCGGTGCCGAGCGTCCGCACCGTCGTCACGGTCGAGGCCGGACCGCACAGCGTCGCTTACGACGTGTGGCTCGAGGGCGTCTCCGACGACGATCCCGGCTACTCGCGCGGGTCAGACGAGACGGCGCTGATGTTCTACACGTCCGGCACGACCGGGCACCCCAAGGGCATAGAGCTGACCGGGCCCAACCTCGGCAAGGCCATCGCTGCGATGCACTACGTGCTCGAGCTCGACACCACGTCGATCGCGCTGGCGCCGGTGCCGTTCTTCCACGTCTCGGGCCTGGGACTCGCGCTGGTGAGCAACGTCAACGGCAGCGCCCTGCTGCTGCGCAACCCCACGTCGCCGGCAGATCTGTGCCAGATCCTGCAGGACGAGCAGGTGACCCACGCCGTCGCGGTACCCACGGTCATCCAGTTCCTCATCGCGATCCCCGAGGCACAGACTGCGGACTGGTCGGCGCTGAAGTACATGGTCTACGGCTCATCGCCCATGCCCGAACCCGTCCTGCGCGAGGCCACCGCCCTGCTCGGCTGCAAGTTCCTGCAGAGCTACGGACTGACCGAGTCGACCGGCGGCGTCACGATGCTGACCCCCGAGGACCACCGTCCGACGCCCGGGACGGCGCAGCGACTGCGCTCGGTCGGACGTCCGATGCCCAACATCCCGATCCGCATCGTCGACCCGGTGACGCTCGAGGACAAGGCCGTCGGCGAGCGGGGCGAGGTGTGGATCGGCGGCGCGCACGTCATGAAGCGCTACTGGCGCAACGAGGAGGCGACCGCGGCTGCTATCACTTCCGACGGCTGGCTGCGCTCGGGCGACGGCGGCTCGATCGACGCCGACGGCTACCTCTACCTGCACGACCGCATCAAGGACATGATCGTCTCCGGCGGCGAGAACATCTTCCCGGCCGAGGTCGAGAGCCTGCTGACCGAGCACCCCGCGGTCGCCCAGGCCGCCGTCGTCGGCATCCCGTCCGAGCGGTGGGGCGAGTCTCCCCTCGCCGTCGTGGTGAAGGCCCCCGGCACCGAGGTGACCGAGACCGAGCTGATCGCCTGGGCCCGCGAACGGCTGGCCCACTACAAGTGCCCCACCGCCGTGGCCTTCGTCGAGGCCCTTCCGCTCAACGCCAGCGGCAAGCTCCTGAAGCGGAGTCTTCGCGAGCAGTTCAGCTGA